The following proteins are encoded in a genomic region of [Eubacterium] hominis:
- a CDS encoding NAD(+) synthase, with amino-acid sequence MQNYGYFKVACATPALTIGDVHANTQEILHIISTCDQDVRLIVFPELSLCGYTCQDLLYENILMDSMEEAIFKICQENTSDAIIVIGCALRQYNHLYNCAVFIHQHSILGIVPKTYLPNYNEFYEKRWFSSADSCIDDDIYLHGQRIPFSSRILIHDETSGAIIGADICEDLWVPIPPSTYHTLHGANVIVNLSASNETIGKKEYRRNMILSHSTKCMCGYVYASAGIDESTSDLVFSGHAIIADNGYLVHESEIFHRNKLTYGEIDLEKLKNDRLRFSTYMELSEKKDYQFITCQTKPVTQKLELIRTIDPYPFVPKDEAVRKDRCMDILHMQATGLAQRLKKINCSQLIIGISGGLDSTLALIVAKIAFDMNGYDTKGILAVTMPGFGTSERTLHNAQALMEALHTTQKNIDIRKACELHYKDIEHDATSLDITFENVQARERTQILMDLANQHHGIVLGTGDLSELALGWCTYNGDHMSMYAVNASIPKTLIRYLLVTYAHYCRIQSDQKLADILDDICDTPVSPELLPPKENGEIAQITEDAIGSYTYHDFFLYHMLRNHFSPDKIYQLALLAFGEAHKADIKSTLKTFYHRFFTQQFKRNCMPDGVKVGSVCLSPRGDWRMPSDASADLWLKEVDQL; translated from the coding sequence ATGCAGAATTATGGTTATTTTAAAGTTGCCTGTGCAACTCCTGCTTTAACAATTGGTGATGTACATGCCAATACACAAGAAATATTACATATTATTTCCACATGTGATCAGGATGTCCGCCTTATTGTATTCCCGGAATTGAGTCTTTGTGGATATACCTGTCAGGATTTACTGTATGAAAATATTCTGATGGACAGTATGGAAGAAGCGATTTTTAAAATCTGTCAGGAAAATACATCAGATGCCATCATCGTGATTGGCTGTGCCCTTCGTCAGTATAATCATTTATATAACTGTGCTGTTTTCATACATCAGCATTCAATATTAGGCATCGTTCCTAAGACATATCTGCCTAATTACAACGAATTTTATGAAAAACGCTGGTTTTCAAGTGCAGATTCCTGTATTGATGATGATATCTATCTACATGGACAGCGCATTCCTTTTTCCTCCAGGATTCTGATTCACGATGAAACAAGTGGTGCGATTATTGGCGCAGATATCTGTGAAGATTTATGGGTACCTATTCCTCCAAGCACCTACCATACATTACATGGAGCCAATGTAATTGTGAATTTAAGTGCCAGCAATGAAACCATCGGTAAAAAAGAATATCGCAGAAATATGATTTTATCACACAGTACAAAATGTATGTGTGGCTATGTGTATGCATCTGCTGGCATTGATGAAAGTACCAGTGATCTGGTTTTCAGTGGTCATGCGATTATCGCAGACAACGGCTATTTGGTTCATGAATCAGAAATATTCCATCGTAATAAACTAACCTATGGTGAAATTGATTTAGAAAAGCTAAAAAATGACCGGTTGCGTTTTTCTACCTATATGGAGCTTTCTGAAAAAAAGGACTATCAATTTATCACTTGTCAAACAAAACCTGTTACACAAAAGCTGGAACTTATACGTACCATTGATCCCTATCCTTTCGTTCCAAAAGATGAAGCAGTTAGAAAAGATCGCTGTATGGATATTTTACATATGCAGGCTACCGGATTGGCTCAGCGTCTGAAGAAAATCAACTGCAGCCAGTTGATTATAGGTATTAGCGGTGGTTTAGACAGCACCTTAGCTTTGATTGTCGCAAAAATCGCATTTGATATGAATGGTTATGACACAAAAGGAATTCTAGCTGTTACCATGCCAGGCTTTGGTACCAGCGAGCGTACATTACATAATGCCCAAGCATTAATGGAGGCTTTACATACCACCCAAAAGAACATTGATATTCGTAAAGCATGCGAACTTCATTATAAAGATATTGAGCATGATGCCACATCTTTGGATATCACTTTTGAAAATGTACAGGCAAGAGAGCGTACACAGATATTAATGGATCTAGCGAATCAACATCATGGTATCGTCTTAGGTACAGGTGATTTAAGTGAATTAGCACTTGGATGGTGTACTTATAATGGTGATCATATGTCCATGTATGCAGTCAATGCTTCCATCCCTAAAACACTGATTCGCTATCTGCTGGTTACATATGCACATTACTGTCGTATACAAAGTGATCAAAAACTTGCGGATATTTTAGATGATATCTGCGATACTCCGGTTTCACCTGAATTATTGCCACCAAAAGAGAATGGTGAAATTGCGCAGATCACAGAAGATGCTATTGGTTCCTATACATATCATGATTTCTTTTTATACCATATGCTGCGAAATCATTTTTCGCCTGATAAGATTTATCAGTTGGCTTTACTTGCTTTTGGTGAAGCCCATAAAGCAGATATCAAAAGTACCCTTAAAACTTTTTATCACCGCTTTTTCACCCAGCAGTTTAAACGAAACTGTATGCCTGATGGTGTAAAAGTAGGAAGTGTATGCCTTTCCCCAAGAGGTGACTGGCGTATGCCAAGTGATGCCAGCGCAGATTTATGGCTAAAAGAAGTTGACCAGTTATAA
- a CDS encoding peptide deformylase, with product MIKDIVKDTFILSQPCSEATVKDSYVIEDLLDTIKAHAQTCVGMAANMIGVTKRIIVIFDEREYLIMVNPVILKTSGKVYKTMEGCLCHTGEKEVKRHEKIKVQYCDKNFKIKIKTFTGFQAQIIQHEIDHCNGILI from the coding sequence ATGATAAAAGATATCGTAAAAGATACATTTATTTTAAGTCAGCCATGCAGCGAAGCAACAGTAAAGGACAGTTATGTAATAGAGGATTTGTTAGATACCATAAAAGCTCATGCACAGACATGTGTTGGCATGGCTGCCAATATGATTGGTGTTACCAAACGGATTATCGTGATATTTGATGAAAGAGAATATTTGATCATGGTAAATCCCGTGATTTTGAAAACATCTGGAAAAGTGTATAAAACAATGGAAGGATGTCTTTGTCATACAGGCGAAAAGGAAGTCAAACGTCATGAGAAAATCAAGGTTCAGTATTGTGATAAAAACTTTAAAATAAAGATAAAAACCTTTACCGGATTTCAGGCACAGATCATTCAACACGAAATTGATCACTGTAATGGGATTCTGATCTAA
- a CDS encoding EAL domain-containing protein, whose protein sequence is MQKHKTLIRRLLIVVISLSVFVGGAIFYVSQLRTTLLSELRTNLMQTAEANARIIEEDIHNEIKTIDSIASMLSNNPSTDAKVLIKDVKDAKENSDFLRFGISGLDGNCYTTDGQKFNIADREYFQSAIQGVSMFSNTFTDVIGKKDINVFASPIYHDGKITNVLFASMETETLSEKLLNETFNDQGFSDVANEEGKIVISSHSKNRKQSIDSITKLNFVDNFDVSQMKNEKTGVEEFITPDKEHRYLAFHRLDINNWYILSIVPSNVVSTQINYFLKMAIVTWLLLAVLFIAIIIYIYISRNKADKKMEELVFYDELTGHYNYNRFRLKVQALLDQGVGNEYTLIEADVRDFKLFNEIYGYQGGDKLLCIIMNACEEQCTKEEACSRISGDRYILLLHTKTEEEIIKRINHIIEAIKYASKGMFSMFNLEYKIGIYMIEESDKDIGKCHDRCAYAKKRIKDTPETFSFFSHEMYEMQLDEKRMESLMESALEASEFKIYLQPKVTLKDKKIHAAEALVRWNSPVYGLIPPYRFIPLFERNGFLEKLDMYMIEEVCRVLENWQKEEKMPIRISVNLSRMYIFKPGFANKIVELVNRHHIEHSMIEFEITENVIYDHSEELRSIIKELQHHGFLIAMDDFGSGYSSLNMLKDIPIDEMKVDQVFFRAEKENKERSFEIIKGVLSMAKSLHIHTVAEGVETEKEVAFLKEAGCDEIQGYYYAKPLCMKDFMEFYHTFQEEDVSL, encoded by the coding sequence ATGCAGAAACATAAGACATTGATAAGGCGACTTTTGATTGTTGTCATAAGCCTGAGTGTATTTGTTGGCGGTGCTATCTTTTATGTATCTCAATTAAGAACGACGTTGTTAAGTGAATTAAGAACTAATCTTATGCAGACAGCGGAAGCGAATGCACGGATTATCGAAGAAGATATCCATAATGAAATAAAAACCATCGATTCTATAGCTAGTATGTTGTCAAATAATCCATCAACAGATGCAAAAGTTCTGATAAAAGATGTGAAAGATGCCAAAGAAAATTCTGATTTTCTACGTTTTGGTATTTCTGGATTAGATGGAAACTGTTATACAACCGATGGACAGAAGTTTAATATCGCAGATCGTGAGTATTTTCAATCAGCCATTCAAGGGGTTTCCATGTTTTCAAATACTTTTACGGATGTTATAGGAAAAAAAGATATTAATGTATTTGCTTCACCAATCTATCATGATGGCAAGATCACCAATGTTTTGTTTGCATCCATGGAAACAGAAACTTTGTCAGAGAAATTGTTGAATGAAACGTTTAATGATCAGGGATTCAGTGATGTCGCAAATGAAGAGGGGAAAATTGTTATATCCAGTCATAGTAAAAATCGTAAGCAGAGTATTGATTCTATCACAAAATTGAATTTTGTGGATAACTTTGATGTAAGTCAGATGAAAAACGAAAAAACCGGTGTAGAAGAATTTATTACACCTGATAAAGAACATCGTTATCTTGCATTTCATCGCTTAGATATCAATAACTGGTATATTTTATCCATTGTGCCAAGTAATGTGGTATCAACGCAAATCAATTATTTTCTGAAGATGGCGATTGTAACATGGCTGTTATTGGCAGTATTGTTTATCGCAATTATCATATATATTTATATATCACGAAATAAAGCTGATAAAAAAATGGAAGAGCTGGTGTTCTATGATGAATTAACAGGACATTACAATTATAATCGTTTCCGTTTAAAAGTTCAGGCGTTATTAGATCAAGGTGTTGGCAATGAATATACCCTGATTGAAGCAGATGTCAGAGATTTTAAATTATTTAATGAAATTTATGGCTATCAGGGTGGGGATAAACTTTTATGTATCATCATGAATGCCTGTGAGGAACAATGTACAAAAGAAGAGGCATGTTCACGCATATCTGGGGATCGCTATATTCTTTTACTGCATACAAAAACTGAAGAAGAAATCATCAAACGTATAAATCATATTATCGAAGCTATCAAGTATGCCAGCAAAGGTATGTTCAGTATGTTTAATTTAGAGTATAAGATCGGAATCTATATGATTGAAGAAAGTGATAAAGATATTGGTAAATGTCATGATCGTTGTGCGTATGCGAAAAAACGTATCAAAGATACACCAGAAACCTTTAGTTTCTTCTCTCATGAAATGTATGAAATGCAGCTTGATGAAAAACGGATGGAAAGTTTAATGGAAAGTGCATTGGAAGCAAGTGAATTTAAAATTTATCTACAACCAAAAGTAACGTTGAAAGATAAGAAAATACATGCGGCAGAAGCATTGGTTCGCTGGAATTCTCCAGTGTATGGATTGATTCCACCTTATCGCTTTATTCCATTATTTGAACGAAACGGCTTTCTTGAAAAACTAGATATGTATATGATAGAAGAGGTTTGTCGGGTGCTAGAGAACTGGCAGAAAGAAGAAAAAATGCCAATTCGTATATCTGTCAATCTTTCCCGTATGTATATCTTTAAACCAGGTTTTGCCAATAAAATTGTAGAACTGGTAAATCGTCATCATATAGAACATTCTATGATTGAATTTGAAATCACAGAAAATGTTATTTATGATCATAGTGAAGAACTGCGTTCGATTATCAAAGAACTGCAGCATCATGGCTTTTTGATTGCGATGGATGACTTTGGCAGCGGCTATTCTTCTTTAAATATGTTGAAGGATATTCCAATTGATGAAATGAAAGTGGATCAGGTATTCTTCCGTGCAGAAAAGGAAAACAAAGAACGAAGCTTTGAAATTATCAAAGGAGTTCTTTCTATGGCGAAAAGTTTGCACATCCATACAGTGGCAGAAGGTGTGGAAACAGAAAAGGAAGTAGCTTTCCTAAAAGAAGCAGGCTGTGATGAAATTCAGGGATATTATTATGCTAAACCATTATGCATGAAAGATTTTATGGAGTTTTATCATACGTTTCAAGAAGAAGATGTTTCATTATAA
- a CDS encoding diguanylate cyclase, whose amino-acid sequence MFKKRKLTINFMSLSVLPLLAFGVVITIIMSFVAYDSLSEEVEYSLKVLAYSSYNVLDTKFPGTYAEENGRMKKGDVFLDEHIDEMDRIKKMSEADATLFFGDTRYLTTILNEDGKRAKGTHASAAVKQQVIKQGEDYFSDDVQVNGMQYYGYYIPVKQQQDVVGMMFVGKPRHQVIAHIVKTIYVIIACAVGVMAVAILISVYYSRKTIFALNKTKVFLGNIAQGDMTAKIDPYVLERNDEIGEMGKFALILQDSIMELVGKDPLTGLHNRRSCNVVIDSLLEKAKQGHGTFALAMGDIDYFKKINDTYGHQSGDEVLRQLSSVLSAHMEHLGFVFRWGGEEFVLIYEDMNKSEAYEHLLELQQEIRNMDIVLNGEIIHVSITFGISDSDNENDLNKLIEIADDHLYIGKKEGRDRIILEDE is encoded by the coding sequence ATGTTTAAAAAACGAAAGCTAACGATCAATTTTATGTCACTTTCTGTCTTACCACTTTTGGCATTTGGTGTAGTCATTACCATTATTATGTCATTCGTCGCCTATGACAGCTTAAGTGAAGAGGTTGAATATAGTTTAAAAGTGCTGGCATACAGCAGTTACAATGTTTTAGATACGAAGTTTCCTGGCACATATGCAGAAGAAAATGGTCGTATGAAAAAAGGGGATGTTTTTCTTGATGAGCATATTGATGAGATGGATCGTATTAAAAAGATGTCTGAAGCAGACGCTACTTTGTTTTTTGGAGATACCCGATATTTAACAACGATTTTAAATGAAGATGGAAAAAGAGCCAAGGGTACACATGCGAGTGCGGCTGTTAAACAACAGGTAATAAAGCAGGGAGAGGATTATTTTTCTGATGATGTACAGGTAAATGGGATGCAGTATTATGGCTATTATATCCCAGTAAAGCAGCAACAGGATGTGGTTGGCATGATGTTTGTGGGGAAACCCCGTCATCAGGTAATTGCCCATATCGTGAAAACAATTTATGTCATTATTGCCTGTGCAGTTGGCGTTATGGCAGTTGCGATTTTGATTTCTGTTTATTATAGCAGAAAGACAATCTTTGCGTTAAATAAAACAAAAGTATTTTTAGGGAATATCGCCCAAGGAGATATGACAGCGAAAATTGATCCATATGTATTAGAGCGAAATGATGAAATTGGTGAGATGGGAAAATTTGCACTTATACTACAGGATTCTATTATGGAGCTGGTAGGGAAAGATCCATTGACAGGATTACATAATCGAAGAAGCTGTAATGTTGTGATTGATAGTTTACTTGAAAAAGCCAAACAAGGACATGGTACATTTGCACTTGCGATGGGAGATATTGACTACTTCAAAAAAATTAATGATACCTATGGACATCAAAGCGGAGATGAAGTCTTGCGGCAATTATCCAGTGTTTTATCGGCGCATATGGAACATTTAGGTTTTGTTTTCCGCTGGGGTGGTGAAGAGTTTGTTTTAATTTATGAAGATATGAATAAAAGTGAAGCATATGAACACTTGCTAGAGCTGCAACAAGAGATCAGAAATATGGATATCGTACTAAATGGTGAAATCATCCATGTATCCATTACATTTGGCATAAGTGATTCTGATAATGAAAATGATTTGAATAAACTGATAGAAATTGCGGATGATCATTTATATATTGGTAAAAAAGAAGGAAGGGACCGTATTATTCTGGAGGATGAGTAA
- a CDS encoding 4Fe-4S dicluster domain-containing protein has translation MRGIYSSVTDIRRKVFTEIARLAYEGGDYATKIEQLPYKILPGERATYRDSIFLERAIVGERLRLGIGLPLRRMDEHAPLSEGIEESAIAEKYYDDPLINIIKFACNACPDNKVVVTDMCQGCLAHPCKEVCPKDAISIVNGKSVIDQDKCIKCGRCINVCPYSAIHKLERPCARSCGMDAIGSDEFGRAEIDHDKCVSCGMCLVNCPFGAIVDKGQIFQTIHAIKEGIDVYAAIAPAFVGQFGAGVTPEKVKGALKELGFKDVVEVAIGADLCTVEEAEDFLNKVPNEQPFMATSCCPAWSVMAKKLFPDFKPYISMALTPMVLTGRLIKKEHPNAKVVFIGPCAAKKLEASRKSVRSDIDFVLTFEEVMGMFEAKGVDLAMAPVEAPFEEGTANGRGFAISGGVAGAVKQCIQKEHPEKEVLIDSAEGLKNCRTMLMMAKAGKRNGYLLEGMACPGGCVAGAGTLQPVIKSSALVKKYTSEAEKKLAFESEHLDNLELLTKE, from the coding sequence ATGAGAGGAATTTATAGTTCTGTAACAGATATCAGAAGAAAGGTCTTTACAGAAATTGCCCGTTTGGCATATGAAGGCGGCGATTATGCGACGAAAATCGAACAGCTGCCTTATAAAATTTTACCTGGAGAACGCGCAACTTATCGTGACTCTATATTTCTGGAACGAGCAATCGTTGGGGAACGTTTACGTTTAGGTATCGGTCTGCCATTAAGAAGAATGGATGAACATGCGCCCCTTTCTGAAGGTATTGAAGAAAGTGCAATCGCAGAAAAATACTATGATGATCCATTGATCAATATTATTAAATTCGCATGTAATGCCTGTCCTGACAACAAGGTCGTTGTGACAGATATGTGCCAGGGATGTCTTGCACACCCTTGTAAAGAGGTTTGTCCAAAAGATGCCATTTCTATCGTGAATGGAAAATCTGTGATTGATCAGGATAAATGTATCAAATGCGGACGTTGTATCAATGTATGTCCATATAGTGCCATTCATAAATTAGAACGCCCATGTGCGAGAAGCTGTGGTATGGATGCCATAGGTTCTGATGAATTTGGACGTGCAGAAATCGATCATGATAAATGTGTATCCTGCGGTATGTGTCTTGTGAATTGTCCATTTGGGGCAATCGTTGATAAAGGACAGATTTTCCAAACAATTCATGCCATCAAAGAAGGCATTGATGTATATGCAGCGATTGCGCCAGCATTTGTTGGTCAATTTGGTGCCGGTGTTACACCAGAAAAAGTAAAGGGTGCTTTAAAAGAACTGGGCTTTAAGGATGTTGTGGAAGTTGCGATCGGTGCCGATTTGTGTACAGTAGAAGAAGCAGAAGACTTCTTAAATAAAGTACCAAATGAACAGCCGTTTATGGCAACCAGCTGTTGTCCTGCCTGGTCTGTAATGGCTAAAAAACTCTTCCCGGATTTCAAGCCTTATATTTCCATGGCTTTAACACCTATGGTATTGACCGGCCGTTTGATTAAAAAAGAACATCCAAATGCGAAAGTTGTCTTTATCGGTCCTTGTGCAGCGAAAAAACTGGAAGCCAGTCGAAAGAGTGTACGAAGCGATATTGACTTTGTACTGACTTTTGAAGAAGTCATGGGTATGTTTGAAGCAAAAGGTGTAGATCTTGCGATGGCACCTGTGGAGGCTCCATTTGAAGAAGGTACTGCCAATGGACGTGGATTTGCGATCAGTGGTGGTGTCGCAGGTGCTGTAAAACAATGTATCCAAAAAGAACACCCAGAGAAAGAAGTTCTGATTGACAGCGCTGAAGGATTGAAAAACTGTCGTACAATGTTAATGATGGCAAAAGCCGGTAAACGTAATGGTTATCTATTAGAAGGTATGGCATGTCCTGGTGGATGTGTTGCTGGTGCTGGTACATTACAGCCGGTAATAAAATCCAGTGCATTAGTTAAAAAATATACCAGTGAAGCAGAAAAGAAACTGGCATTTGAAAGTGAACATTTAGATAACTTGGAATTATTGACAAAAGAGTAA
- a CDS encoding DUF11 domain-containing protein codes for MATISGSVIFDRDRSLSISSQDSGIAGIPVVLQNTVSGMRLVVLTDTNGNYSFINVADGSYRIVEAYGETGGVTSPGDFANAVVGNIPEGVNPPVSAVSNPPTGTTNIDSLTPDTLFVTVAGNELTNQNFYNGPVIYTPIEAIIDECAIISGDNLINVADEGTFGTFPAGTSANTGAPTEPYPDVTPDFTYVLPNPAVFTPLDGEYTVQNIMNNSMSAEIGAWWRIADHTIGNETGRMMIVNGFNPGAVFFRDTIQVKPNTNYLFRSWILNLFRVNGYPNPELGVQILDENGGVLYSATLGALIPVNTNAPEWKEIGTVINSRNNTSLTVEFLSEGPEVVGNDYAIDDIAFNEILIREFIPVKTASTSTAFIGEEFQYTITLEDPCGNPLTNVFFQDMIPAGLSFVEGSVIVNGISQPQANPNTGFIVPDVPVQGSVTITFTVRADSIPAINPTLNHANMRYSYTPVEGGIPQEFEVETNEVPVTIAGELADISITKSASPSPLQPGKPLTYTIIVRNAGPSISENVVLTDTIPADLLNPEYSIDGGTNFLPWTGSLNLGNLNNQETRTIFIRADVSETINSSIINTAQVTSQTPDPNLDNNTTTITTPLFTARCQAWTDIIESIALQESALANILQGEGSKMQEVIQMENTTTQQLFQLNCRVTGLVGAISRLENILQMKLQSATNHLQDCEIL; via the coding sequence ATGGCAACAATATCAGGTAGCGTAATTTTTGATAGAGATCGCAGCTTAAGCATCTCTTCACAGGATTCAGGGATTGCTGGGATACCTGTTGTTCTTCAAAATACAGTATCAGGTATGCGTTTGGTAGTATTAACGGATACAAATGGGAATTATAGTTTTATCAATGTAGCAGATGGCAGTTATCGAATTGTGGAAGCTTATGGTGAAACAGGTGGTGTAACTTCACCCGGAGATTTTGCGAATGCTGTAGTTGGAAATATACCAGAAGGTGTCAATCCTCCAGTATCAGCAGTAAGTAATCCTCCTACAGGAACTACCAATATTGATTCTTTAACACCAGATACACTTTTTGTTACAGTAGCTGGTAATGAATTAACAAATCAAAATTTCTATAATGGACCTGTTATTTATACACCTATTGAAGCAATTATTGATGAATGTGCTATTATTTCAGGTGATAATCTTATCAATGTCGCAGATGAAGGTACGTTTGGCACATTCCCTGCGGGAACATCTGCTAATACAGGGGCACCAACAGAACCATATCCGGATGTAACGCCAGACTTCACATATGTTTTACCAAATCCTGCCGTATTTACACCTCTGGATGGAGAATATACAGTACAAAATATTATGAATAATTCCATGAGTGCAGAAATTGGCGCATGGTGGAGGATTGCAGATCATACGATTGGTAATGAAACCGGACGTATGATGATTGTAAATGGCTTCAACCCAGGTGCAGTCTTTTTCAGGGATACGATACAGGTAAAACCAAATACAAATTATTTATTTCGTTCATGGATATTGAATTTGTTTCGTGTGAATGGCTATCCAAATCCTGAATTAGGTGTACAGATATTGGATGAAAATGGTGGTGTATTATATAGTGCCACACTTGGAGCATTGATACCTGTCAACACAAATGCACCGGAATGGAAAGAAATCGGGACGGTTATAAATTCACGCAATAACACAAGTTTAACTGTTGAATTTTTAAGTGAAGGACCTGAAGTTGTTGGAAATGATTACGCAATTGATGATATCGCATTTAATGAAATTCTAATACGAGAATTTATACCAGTAAAAACAGCCAGTACGTCAACTGCATTTATTGGTGAAGAGTTTCAATATACGATTACTCTGGAGGATCCTTGTGGCAATCCTCTTACAAATGTATTCTTTCAGGATATGATACCAGCAGGACTAAGTTTTGTAGAGGGCAGTGTGATTGTGAATGGTATTTCTCAGCCACAGGCAAATCCCAATACTGGTTTTATAGTACCGGATGTTCCTGTACAAGGCAGTGTGACCATCACATTTACTGTAAGGGCAGATTCTATACCAGCTATAAATCCTACTTTAAATCATGCAAATATGCGATATTCGTATACACCGGTGGAAGGTGGTATTCCACAAGAATTTGAAGTAGAAACCAATGAGGTACCTGTGACGATCGCTGGAGAATTAGCTGATATTTCCATAACAAAATCAGCAAGTCCCAGTCCTTTACAGCCAGGGAAACCACTAACTTATACGATTATCGTTCGTAACGCGGGACCATCTATTTCAGAAAATGTGGTATTAACAGATACGATACCTGCTGATTTATTAAATCCTGAATATTCCATTGATGGCGGCACAAATTTTTTGCCATGGACAGGAAGTCTGAATCTGGGGAATTTAAATAATCAGGAAACCCGCACCATTTTCATTCGTGCAGATGTATCAGAAACAATAAATTCTTCTATCATAAATACTGCGCAAGTCACATCACAAACACCTGATCCCAATTTGGATAATAACACAACAACCATTACAACACCTTTATTTACTGCACGTTGTCAGGCATGGACAGATATTATAGAGTCCATCGCTTTACAGGAAAGTGCACTTGCGAATATCTTACAGGGGGAAGGAAGCAAAATGCAGGAAGTCATTCAAATGGAGAATACTACCACACAACAGCTGTTTCAATTGAATTGTCGTGTCACTGGTTTGGTGGGGGCAATCTCGCGTTTGGAAAATATATTACAAATGAAATTACAGTCCGCAACCAATCATTTACAGGATTGTGAAATCTTATAG
- a CDS encoding aldehyde dehydrogenase: MNIETTIANQRTFYQSNQTKDIAYRKQALRTLRKAIRNYQKAIEEALYKDLHKSSTEAFMSEIGLVLEELTFQLRHIDDFSKPSRRKTPLVHFPSVSFVVPQPYGVVLIMAPWNYPFQLCLEPTIGAIAAGNTVVIKPSAYAPHTAHVIKEMIEAYFPSEYITVVEGGREENLQLLNQHFDYIFFTGGTQVGKLVLEKASQNLTPVSLELGGKSPCIVDESANIKRGAKRIVFGKLLNAGQTCVAPDYILVHRSIKDELICYMHDEIQKALGDDPIHHPDYPRIINEKHFDRLCAYLHQGTICCGGRMNRERLQIEPTIMEVSDLHAKIMQEEIFGPILPVVTYDSLQEAIHFIHSKEHPLALYLFTTNREHEKKVLKECSFGGGCINDTIIHLASSYMGFGGVGKSGMGAYHGYDSFLTFSHMRSIVKKSNLIDLPFRYYPYKKWKEQLMRKVMR; encoded by the coding sequence ATGAATATAGAAACAACGATCGCAAATCAGCGTACATTTTACCAAAGTAATCAAACAAAGGATATCGCATATCGAAAACAAGCCCTGCGTACACTTCGTAAAGCAATTCGAAACTATCAAAAGGCTATTGAAGAAGCGTTATACAAAGATTTACATAAATCCTCCACAGAGGCTTTTATGAGTGAAATCGGTTTGGTGTTGGAGGAGTTAACCTTTCAGCTGCGTCATATAGATGATTTTTCAAAACCAAGCAGAAGAAAAACACCATTGGTACATTTTCCATCGGTTAGTTTTGTTGTGCCACAGCCTTATGGTGTGGTTTTGATAATGGCACCATGGAACTATCCGTTCCAGCTTTGTTTGGAGCCGACGATTGGCGCAATCGCAGCAGGTAATACTGTCGTCATCAAACCAAGTGCATATGCTCCACATACCGCACATGTCATCAAAGAAATGATAGAAGCATACTTTCCTTCAGAATATATCACGGTGGTGGAAGGAGGACGGGAAGAAAATCTTCAACTGCTAAATCAGCATTTTGATTATATCTTCTTTACCGGAGGAACACAGGTGGGAAAACTGGTACTTGAAAAAGCCAGTCAAAACCTAACACCGGTGTCCCTTGAATTAGGTGGAAAAAGTCCTTGTATCGTAGATGAAAGTGCAAATATTAAACGGGGGGCAAAGCGTATTGTGTTTGGAAAATTGTTAAATGCCGGACAAACATGTGTCGCTCCTGATTATATATTGGTTCATCGCTCCATCAAAGATGAACTCATCTGTTATATGCATGATGAAATACAAAAAGCACTAGGAGATGATCCTATTCATCATCCAGATTATCCACGTATCATAAATGAAAAACATTTTGATCGGTTATGCGCTTATCTACATCAGGGAACCATTTGTTGTGGTGGTCGTATGAATCGAGAACGTCTACAAATAGAACCTACCATTATGGAAGTATCTGATCTGCACGCAAAGATCATGCAGGAAGAAATCTTTGGGCCCATTCTGCCTGTTGTTACTTATGACAGCCTGCAAGAGGCTATCCACTTCATTCATTCAAAGGAGCATCCATTGGCATTATATCTGTTTACCACAAACAGAGAACACGAGAAAAAAGTCTTAAAAGAATGCAGTTTTGGCGGTGGCTGTATCAATGATACGATCATTCATCTTGCCAGTAGCTATATGGGCTTTGGTGGTGTTGGAAAAAGTGGCATGGGAGCATACCATGGATATGATTCCTTTTTAACGTTCTCCCATATGCGCTCCATTGTGAAAAAATCAAATCTGATCGATCTGCCATTTCGCTATTATCCATATAAAAAATGGAAAGAACAGCTGATGAGAAAGGTTATGCGATGA